A segment of the Doryrhamphus excisus isolate RoL2022-K1 chromosome 7, RoL_Dexc_1.0, whole genome shotgun sequence genome:
attttagtaaaaataaaacctttcTTGCAGCATTCCAAGTTGAGTCTCttgtaattacattacattttcaaTTTCAATGATTTCTTTTCATGAAGTGACTTTTTCTCACAGCATCTgcatttggtttgttttgttttgtaggaaaaggaaaatatttcattgtaaACAGTGAGCATTTGATGGTGGTGGGAATAATGGATTCAGTACATTTTGGTAATTCAGACCTTCTGTATTACGACTTTACTCTCATGATATAAGTATAactataagtataagtataacgTTTATCTCACCTCCTTCTTTGGGCAACCAGGAGTATGTCATGTCCTGATATGGAGTGTTTCCTCACCATACCCAATGAGCACAATGCGCCACAACCTTTCTAGAAAGTTTATTCACCAACACAAGTGCGCACAATTCATGAATCCGTCATTTCTTCccgacaaaaacaaagaaaaaacccACCAATGAGGGCGAGTCATTTCTAAAAgaatgtcaaaaaaacacattactaCATTTGCACGATAAAACGCGGACAATAATGATGCAGTCTTTGGCcacaaaaagagcaaaaataagcaattagaaaaaaaaaacgcaaaaaatgacacaaatggggaaaaaaggttTGACCATCAGGATATATTGCAGCGTcgatttttaattttacatttttccatTCAGTTCATAGGTGTGCTGGATTTTGCATCTGGTGGACCATCTGGCTTCTAAAAAATAGAGAACACGcacaaaatgttcatttttttaaatacttttcgCTGTAAAATTGAAGACACGAACCTTGTCCAGGTTTCTTCTGGTGTCTTCCGTCCTCGCTCGCGTCACCACGGTCGTCTTGACCACCTTGCTGACCTTTCGATCCTTTGCAGGCTCCATCTCAAATCCCGGAGCCTATCGACATAAGAGAGAAGGTCATGTGGACCAATCAGATCATCCAATACTGTGGTCAGGTTCTAAGAATAATCATTCAAGCGGCAGCTTAGCGAGGGTGCACCGCCTCACTTTGCTAACATATGAAATTGAACATTGATAAGTCGGGACGAACCGATCCTTCTCGTGACTCACTTGTTGACGAATGCTTTCCTGCTCCGAGTATGTGAATTCCTCGGACGCTTGGCTTTGTTCCGAGCTGCATGAATAAAGCGAGAAGTGGGATTGGGTCAGGTACCGGACTGAACAGAAATCCAGAATCCTGGGACAAATGTTGTCAGGAGTTGAACGGCACTTACCACGTCGTGATTTGGATGCGTTGAACGATGTCCATCCTGTTGATCTCAGTCAGTCTCTTGATAAGTGCTGTTTCTGGAACAAGTtaccattcatattcatatatctAATCATATTCATACTCAACTCAATTATTTtcgtacatttacaattttAGATTCCtactttctttttttgcaatattctaACATTATTGTGAttgaaaaataactttattgtggtaaaatTCTATTTAGTGGAATATGATTCTTACAttcttttctcataatattaaaatacaatactTGTACAATTCCAATACACTgccaaacccccccaaaaattgtTTCTACTCTtacaacattatgactttattcttgtgaaattagaGATTAGATTATTTTCTCTATGACATGAcgattataaaatgtatatatttttccttcCAATATCCCACCATTTTGTTCCTGTGAAATGCTTTCGTCCCACAAGTAGTACTTTATTCGTATTCATTACCCTGCGCaatcacaactttattcctgGTAAAGGTattggaatatttcaactttattctttatttattagatATGACTTGCAAAatgataactttattttgtGAGATTCAGTAATTGAGTTAATAAGACATGAATTCATATAGTAAAACATTCTGCAGAAGTACTATTTTGaggtatttttctcataatattccaattcGTAGGTGTCGTCATACCTGTGGCTCCTTCTTTCTCCATCCAATGATTCAAAAGGGCAAAGCTTTGGTCTTGCAGGGAATTGGGATTTTCAGTCCTTATGGAGTGGATTTCCTCCCGGCTGAATCCCAGTTCTCTAGCTAGCTCTATTTGAAGAACACATCAAAGCAAATGGAAGTCATGGATGTGGGCGTACGGTAGAAGATGAAGATGTATTTATGGACCTGTCCAGCTGAAGCCCAGGTGGTCCGCTATCAGCAATAATGTCTGCTTTGGACTCTCTGCTGCGTCTATTGAAACAGGACACAAGCTGCTTGGCATCGGCTGTCAGTTCAATAGGCGCACTCACATCAGGCCACTTTTATCCTGTACCTTTACTTCATGATatacaatatgacaatatgacaatatgagGCTCACAACACTAGATTTTGCCCCAAAAATACGAGTTCTGCTTTGGCTGTGCTTGCACGCTGCAAGAGCGAAGAGTGAAGAactgtaaatgaaataaaaaacaagacgCCAAACATAGAAACGAGTGGGAGAAAGAAGCAGAGCGATAATAGCAGTCAAAGTAAATGGACCAAATTGGAAGAAAAGAGCGAAATGGAGGACAAGTGTGGCGAAGGAGTATTGACACGGATGTCAATTCAAATGTGGGGCCAATATCGCTTCAGGCTTTGTAACATTGGAAAAGAAATAAGAGATAAAAGAAGATTTCAACTATTTTGGAGGAAAGTTTCTTGGATGAAAAAGGACTTGGACGACTTCACGTGGTAATGGAGAAAAAAACGGTCTACGTTTACCGGGCACAGCCAAAGGTCCACCAAAGTCGAGCTGCGTAACTTCTCATGATACCATTCAACTTACTACTCTGCGGCCCACAGTGTACATTTCACAATTGATTCCATTTGAATGAATGTAAGCAAGACAACTTAGCCCCGCCCCTGCCCCGCCCCCAgctgtatacatatgtataacatatgtttatgttttaaagGTGgttttgtttgacttcctgGGCACAACATGCCTTGTGAGTGCGCCATTGAAAGACATCGTTAAAGCACAGAAgctaataaaggtaaaaaacCTCCAGGGTCCCAATACCTCGACGTAGAACAGGGTCCTCATGATGCGGTCTAACAGGAAACGTGTCCATCCCCACTGGATCCACGAGACTGCTCTCCTCCTCTGAATTGTCATCACTGGCGGGGACCTCCTGGTCTTTCCTCGCCTCTGCTAGCCTTTCCACGAGCTTTGCTGCCTCGTCGGTGATCTCATCGAAGAATTCGACGGACCTCTTGTGGCGTGGAATGGAGGAGGAAGTCCGGCCACTTTTAGCTTTGACTGGCAATCTGGATTGGAAGGGTTTAGCCTCTCCTTTACTGCTCTGTCTGGCGGAGACCCCCTCGGAGAGGTTCTTAGTCTTTAGTCCTCCTGTGTTCTGTCCTGTTTCTGACTTTCTTGGCGTGGTCCGGTTTTTGTCTTGCTCAACCTCTTTGAAAGACTTTGCCTTGATGGGGATTCTGGATTTTGACACAGGCGAGGATGCAGATTTGGTTTTAGCTTTGAGAGGAAGACAACTCGCTTCAGAGGATTTGGGGGTCTCGATCACGGATTTGGATTCTTCCGGGGAGGAATCCGATGATTCCTGACCTTGCTCGGAGTATACGGATCTTGTAACGGTGGTGTCTGCTAACTCTACATTCATTATCATTTGATCCATGCAATCCAAATTGGAGGATTTGGGATTCTCCAGAGACCTAGCGGGTTTACTCGAAGCGGCGAATCCCATTTGAGGAATGTTCGACTCACAAGGCGCCGTCTCATTCACCTCACGTGAAAGATGAAGAGCTTCTTCAGATTTGTCTGCATTATCCTCGGTGTTGACCTCCAGTTTTAGATTGAGGCCGACTTCTGACTTCTCAGAGCCCCCGTTGGGTTCTAGCGATTGCTCACCGATCTGGAAAAAGGCAAAACCTCCGCAACCACCTTCATCCTCTACGCTTCTTTTGGTCATATCGATAGCGCCGCTTCGAGTCATCTCAAAAAGCTTCCCCTCCTGGAAGAGAAACGGGTTTGGCTCGCTAGTTGGCGTGCTCTCCTCGGTTTGGGTTTTACCGGGTGTCGAGGCAGGACTCGCCTGCTGGGAATGACCGCTTTCTCCTCCCACCACTAGATTGAGTATTTTCTGTTCTTCTACTTTGAGACAAGCTTCGTCATCCTTAGACCAGGAGGCCGCCGTGTCTACCTTTGCGGTGACACCCTTGGATTCGGTTCTGGGATGTTCTGCTTCTTCTGTATGCTCATAGATACAGTCCCCAGGTTTGAAGTCCCTCGCTTGACCAATCAGGCTTCCCTTGGCGTCATCGGTCACATGACTTTCTCCTTTGTTTTCTGCCAACTTCTGTAAGCTGTCCTCCTTTTGCTTGTCTGTTCGCTTCTGCTGACTAGCTACTCGTGGTTCCGGTGCGGTTTTCAGACTGGATTTGGACTGGTTTAGGTCTGCGTGGTGTTTCTCTTGTGCACCTGCTGAAAAAGAAGAGGGAGCTTTAATACGTTGGTCACAAAGAGGAGGGTTTAACTCTCCTGTGAGTGCTTTGGCCCCTATTTTACATTCTAGGTCTACGTCTGGTGTATGGTCTTCTTCTGGGTCTTCTTCCAGGATGACGGCTGCTGGTTTGAATTGAAAAGTCAGGCATGCGCGGTCAGGAGGTTTGGGATTTAGCTCGTAACTTACCTCCTCGGAACTAGGGGTATCAGGGCTGAGCGGACTCTTACCGGAACTCTGCTCGCCACTGTCCTCATCAGCCTCCAGATCTCGGAAAAGCCTCTCATGCAAGGTATCTTTCATTTGCGCAGGCTGAATTGAGGATTTACTCACGAAGGGTGGATCAACGGGGCTAGTCTCTAAGGAGTCCCGAGGAGGGGATCCCTCGGTCGGGCTTGGTTCAATGGAATCTGGGGACTTACGGGAGGAGGAGTCCGTAATGGGACTGCCGTCCAGGGAATCCCTGTGGCTTATGGTCAAAGAGTCATCAGCTAACGGACTGAGAGGATCTGAGTCTTGTCTTAAAGGTAACTCCAAGGACCTAGAAGCTTCAGAGGAAGCGAATGGCAATGCTAGCTGCTCTACAATGTCGCTATTAGCCTTTTTGGTCCTGGATGCAGACTCACCAAGGGGAGTTGATTCAGGAGACAGTTGGTCACTGGGTAAAGCGTTTTTTTCTTGGTTTGAGGTTTGTTCGGTTTTGGGAGAAAGACACAGACTTTCAGGACTTGTGCCGGGAGTGGCCAGACCTTCATGTTTACAGCTGTCCTCAAAACTTAGATGAGGCGTTCCGGAACTCTGCGAGTCAGCAACCCTGTCTGagttgtcatcatcatcaccaccttTTCCATAGTCTCGAGTTTTGGGTTTGGAATCCGGCGATAGTTCTTGAGAGTTTTGCTTTTCAGCTTTTCTGATtctgttttcctccattttggTTTTGGGCTCGTCCAACTCAGTCTTCGGGGTTCCATGGGTTTTCTGAAAAACTTGCATCAGCTCTTTAACCGAGACCGTCTCCTCTGCGGCATCAGTAGGTTTTGGAGGACCGCTTCTAAACGTGGGGGTTTCTTTGACTTTTGGAGAAGATAGCAAAGGTTTAACTCTGCTGCCGACACTTTTCCCTTCTTGCTCTGcttcaacttttttttgcaaggCTTTGACTTTGTCCTTTATGGACCCGATGGGGGTCTCTTCAATCAGTGGAGACTTGACTGGTCCCCGTAGAGGATGTTGGCCATCTGTCGGAGTTGTTGATTTAGTGGATCCATCATGGATGTTGCTCTGTTTTTTGGGCGTATCCAGGAGGTATTCCTTAAGATCACTAGGGTTCACCTCGTCACATGATCCACTCCGAAGTATTTGACTAACTTTCTCGAGGTCCTCTTTGACTTTCTCCAAATCCTTCTCAGTTATTTCTAATGGTTCCCCTCTCGGAACGTCACCCGTCCCCTCCTTCTCAGGACCGGAGCCTTCTTCCAAGGATTTTTCAGAAGATGTCAAAATGGCCGTCATTTTCATCAAGTCCCGTTTCATCTCTGACACGTCGGATAGGAGGTCAGGTTCTCGATTGGGCTTGGATTGCTGGATATCTGATGTCTCCGCCACCGTTTGGTCTTCCCGGGAGaacaagtaaaataatatagaaataatatagaaaattcaaataaaaaggaGAGATATTTGAGATTGTTGTCAGGTCAATAGTAAAAATGTACACCCCTTGCcccaagaaaaataaaaaaaatattaaacagtACTTTTGTTTAGAATATACTACTTACAGtacattcaacaaaaaaataaacacttttgtttttgctcccattttacATGAGCTGAACTGAAAAATGGATATGCCTTTTGATTTCTTCATCAAACAAAGTGCCGAAACTCAGGAGGAGTGGAAGGGGGACTGTATGCTGTATCTTAAAAACTGACCTATTGATGATCCATCAACTGACCATAAGTAAAGTTACCCAAGCTGGATGTTAACAAATATGACGGTGAAATATCCATATGGCATGAATTTTTGGCTCATTTTGAGACTTCTGTTAATGAGAAGATCGGGAtgagcaaaaaagaaaaactcccaATCTGAGAAAGCAACTATGATACTTCCACAGAGATGCTTATGGAAAGATATGGGAAAAAAGACACGCTTGCGAGGACACGCATGTCAAAATGACTGAACTCCACAGACATCTTAATAATGAACTCCACATaagaggcgtggcgtcccgagTCATTTCACATTCATATGGAGTATTGTTGTGCCACGTTTGGCTCCAGTTGATCCAAGACGATCCTGTTCTTGGCTATAAACGTGAAACGGGTTCGGGCCATGAATTGAATGTAGACCTTTTGAATACATAGACAAAGATTAAGATCTTTGAGTTCAGCAAAAATCAAAGTATTCATTTGAGTTAATtagctttattttagtttggtTGAAATGGTGagacttgtacttgtacttttgacttgacttgtacTTTTTTCATTTGGTTGAAAAAGTGAAATGCAACTTGCAACAGCTTCTTACGTATCGGGCGGCAACCACTAGCATCACGGCACCTACCATGTTTACGTATTTGTTTATTTCCTTTGTTTCAGCCTTTTTctttgaggtggaaaaagtTCAAAGTTTCAGATTGACTCTGAAAATCCTTAGTCGAAGACAGCACTAAAAAATTCtagaaaatacaaacatttttaaaaccggatttattgtaatgtattaaatatatatatatttttttaatcctcaAAATATCcaactgtttttcaaaaatatattggtCTGGCTTGCTTGAAGTTtccaaaaattatgactttattgttgtaatatctCATTTACCTGTAACCTTTGACTCATAAGATCAATCAATTGAAATagtaaaatattaacaaatcaaaaaacacaacttcTAATATAACTAGGGTTTCTTTTgtgagtattttttaaaaataaaaatacaataaaatgaaaatacaaaaaaatacaaaataagacttTCTCCTGAAAGTATGAAGAAAGACATTCTCTTATACTTATAAATACCGCTTtctcaaaataaatatttttctcaaaatgtaCAACCTTTTCTTCTCCACGATAAAATAGGACTTTTGTCTTGATAGAATAAGATTGTTTTTCTCCAATATATACAACTTGAAGTCAGGAAGAGAAGAAAAGGCAGGATGTGGGATGTCCGTGGGCATGCAAATGGTTATGTAATATTCAATATGAAAGACTCTtcgtaatataaaaatacaaataaaattgaaaataaaactaAGATGGTAATGGCTTACATTTTTGTAGTGTTGTGttggtctgaaaaaaaaatacagaaaaaagatcagtaactgtaacatttgaTACATTTTCTGTTTCAAGTATAGAAAGTATTTATTATGTGTCGTTACCTCGTCATCTTGATCAGAATCCGAGTCCTTTTTTCAAAGCAAGAAGCAGGAAGAAGAGCAAAgacaaaaagtgcattttttcagCAAATCCTGAAATTAAATATCAAAATTACGAGACATCAATAAGGCcagaaaatgtcaacaatttttttgttgggaaaggGATATGACAGATTTTCTAGTATttttttgatgacatttttatttactgAATAGCATTTTTCCATTGAGCAACATTTTGTATTATTCCTTGGCAACagcttttattacatttatgatTTTGGCATTTGTTGAATTTGTTACTGACTTTATGACAATGTCATTTCTGGAATAGCATTTTGTACTTATTCTTTTTCTCCTAAATGTTtaatcatagaaaataagaGTAGAAAAGTGCAGATTTTTTCACCTTACAATATGATGGCAGCGTAATGTTGAGGTTGCACACAGCGTTTTGTCCATGTGACCAGTAAGTGCGAGGTTCCTTCATAAAACACAAGCGTCCACAAAGCTCCTGAGTGTTATCTCTGATCtgcagaaagaaaaaagaaaaaccacCAGAAATATAGCCAGCTAGTAATGCATTAGCGATTGACATGAAAACTTAGCTTACTTTGATGAATAGTGTTAGCTGGTTCTCCTTAAAGGCCAAAAACCTAAAGACGTGATGCTGCCCACTTTTGACGAGAGGAACCATGTTCCCGTAGCAGTCTGCATAGATGGGCTTTCCTTCTAGAACCTACCAACCAAAAAATACaggagatatgttttttttcaaatcggagaaaaaagttgtacattttccaGACAAAAAGTTGTACAGTGAAAAGTTGTCATCGAGGAATATTGTTGACTATCTTGAAAATATCTGACTCGTGTCTCACAAAAGTACACAACTTTCTTCTCAAGAATACACATGAATTgagcttatttactcttattatgtctcctactgtatgacttttttttctcggaTGTATCTAATGTTTTCTCAAACACACGTCTGAAAATCTCTGAAAAACATCTCTGTGACtattttttctctccaaaatatacaacttatgataaaaaataatccaCTTTTTTCTTATGACGTTCTTTTTCCCCCTATAATAAACCGTATTTTCCAAAGCAGAAGTCGCTTTTTCAGTCAGTCAGTGGACAATAAGTTTGATAAATGATACATTTCATCTTGAGAGGGAAGTTCTAGTAATAATATACAAATGGAGAACAGGATAAATAGGCATCAACGTAACGTGAATGGGTGGTATGTTCATGTATCAAGAGTTATTCCCATAACTATAGCctaaacaacataacataacttttATGTTTACTTGCAACGTGCAATCTGCAcaatatgattttcttttcgGGGGCAAATATTCAACTTTTATCCTTACCTCAACATCGCGGCTGCGGGCCACCTGGGAGAAGTTCTGCTGTTCCAGCGTCTTGTCCACTTTGTCATCCGTCATGCAAAAGCAGCGCAGTCGAGCCTCGATGGGGTCGTGCATTTTGGCGAAGACCAGGAACTTGGCCATGTAAGGCACGCAGATGATCTCCCGGTACACTTGCGAAGAGAAACTTACCGACTCCTGCACTTGTCGACAATCAATGAGCCAGAACCTGCGGGATGACTGAGGTCAGGTGTGTCTTCAAATACCTGGCACAGGAGGCGTGTTACCTGGCAGAGACGTTGGTGGTGAAGGACACGCGGTCACTGACGAACGTTAGCGGGGTAGTTCCGGTGATATCCTCCCACTGGGCTGGCGTTGttccacctaaaaaaaaaaaagacccaataGCAAAAAACTGCATGCAGTTTCTACTTttagatagataaatagatagatagatactgtaAGCTATCAGTCGCTAGCTGTACAATCTGTAGCTACCAGTAGCCGATTAACTTCACTGTAAGCTATCAGTAGCTAGCTGTACAATCTGTAGCCGACTAACTTCACTGTAAGCTATCAGTAGCTAGCTGTACAATCTGTAGCCGACTAACTTCACTGTAAGCTATCAGTAGCTAGCTGTACAATCTGTAGCTACCAGTAGCCGACTAACTTCACTGTAAGCTATCAGTAGCTAGCTGTACAATCTGTAGCTATCAGTAGCCGACTAACTTCACTGTAAGCTATCAGTAGCTAGCTGTACAATCTGTAGCTATCAGTAGCCGACTAACTTCACTGTAAGCTATCAGTAGCTAGCTGTACAATCTGTAGCTATCTGTAGCCGACTAACTTCACTGTAAGCTATCAGTAGCTAGCTGTACAATCTGTAGCTATCAGTAGCCGACTAACTTCACTGTAAGCTATCAGTAGCTAGCTGTACAATCTGTAGCCGACTAACTTCACTGTAAGCTATCAGTAGCTAGCTGTACAATCTGTAGCTATCAGTAGCCGACTAACTTCACTGTAAGCTATCAGTAGCTAGCTGTACAATCTGTAGCTATCAGTAGCCGACTAACTTCACTGTAAGCTATCAGTAGCTAGCTGTACTGATATGCGCCGTTTCGCCCGTACATGGGAATCTGAATTTCTGAGTTCCTAGTCAGAAGTTTGAACTGGAATGGCCCCCGAAGTCAGATTTTCTACTCCTCACGACTCCCGAGTTGGCTTTCAAAGATGGCTGGACCGAGTGTAAACAATAAGTAGAAGCTGCTGTAATAAACTTTGGTGACCTGTTTATTTCAGCTCAAGAATGGATTTTGTGGGGGTGGTCATCTAATTTTCCAAGTTCGCACCTGGAACGCCGATATGTCGGCTCTGACATCATTCTGACAGCAATAGCTAATATTACTATGAGCTATCTGCAGTGTTAGCTATCTGTAGCTGTTCCAATACCTGTGATGCTACATAACAGTCGTAAGGTTGGCATGTCTCGTCCCAAACTGTGCTGGAGACCTGCCGGGTCAGAGTATCCTTTGGGTACCGGCATGGTCACCGTGATGGGTTTGTGGAACTTCCGACGACGAGGTTCCAGAGTGACGATGGGGCTGAAGCTGGACTTGTGCCCGAGAGTCCTCTGGACGATATCAACGCTGACAGACTGGGcctttttgcacaaaaaaacagaatattacttttttttctcaaaatgtaaTCTACATCTTTCTtcttaactttttttcttgaaaaaagaatattttattgcaaaaaagaacctttttttcccctggAATATCAAActtttttgtgcaaaatataAACTTATTTCCTGAAAATATATAG
Coding sequences within it:
- the ank2b gene encoding ankyrin-2b isoform X5, whose protein sequence is MAHAAAHIKKARSEMDQPADLKALEKAKERRRRSREQAKRKSDSNTSFLRAARAGNIDKVLEYLKGGVDINTCNQNGLNALHLAAKEGHVDLVQQLLDRGVALNSATKKGNTALHISSLAGQAEVVKILVKQGADINTQSQNGFTPLYMAAQENHLDVVRYLLENGGNQSTATEDGFTPLAIALQQGHNQVVSILLENDTKGKVRLPALHIAARKDDTKSAALLLQNDHNADVQSKMMVNRTTESGFTPLHIAAHYGNVNVATLLLNRGAAVDFLARNGITPLHVASKRGNTNMVCLLLDRGCQIDAKTRDGLTPLHCAARSGHDVTVELLLERGAPLLARTKNGLSPLHMAAQGDHAECVKHLLEHKAPIGDVTLDYLTALHVAAHCGHYRVTKLLLDKRANPNARALNGFTPLHIACKKNRVKVMELLVKYGASIQAITESGLTPIHVAAFMGHLNIVLLLLQNGASPDRSNIRGETSLHMAARAGQVEVVRCLLRNGAMVDARAREEQTPLHIAARLGKTEIVQLLLQHMAHPDAATANGYTPLHIAAKEGQMETASILLEAGASHSLATKKGFTPLHVASKYGSLDVAKLLLQRRAPPDAAGKNGLTPLHVAAHYDNQNVALLLLEKGANPHAVAKNGYTPLHIASKKNQMEVASALLKHSADTNVVTKQEVTPLHLASEDGQADMTALLLSNGAHVNTPTKCGLTALHLAAQDDKVAVAEILARNGANLNQQTKLGYTPLIVACHYGNAKMVNFLLQNGASVTVKTKNGYTPLHQAAQQGNTHIINILLQYGAKPNAITVNGNTALGIAQRLGYISVVDTLRVVTEEIVTMTTTVTEKHKLNVPETMTEVLDVSDEEGDDTMTGDGGEYLRAEDLRELGDDSLPGQYLDSMSYLCFSQEGAHTVSSERSFTPTRRNYYHKHQSTMEEMLNCQISAFARENETDSYRMGWGTENLDNIALSSSPAHSCHSSPCHDHADHSSFLVSFMVDARGGSMCGFRHNGLRIVIPPRTCGAPTRVTCRLVKRHRLASMSPIVEAEGLAGRFIEAAPSGGHLLGKLHLPSAPPPLNEGESLVSRILQLGPPGTNFLGPVIVEVPHFASLRGGERELVILRSETGDSWKEHHCEHTQEELNQILNSMDEELDSPEELQKKRICRIITRDFPQYFAVVSRVRQDSILIGPEGGVLSSTVVPQVQAVFPEGALTKRIRVGLQAQSVSVDIVQRTLGHKSSFSPIVTLEPRRRKFHKPITVTMPVPKGYSDPAGLQHSLGRDMPTLRLLCSITGGTTPAQWEDITGTTPLTFVSDRVSFTTNVSARFWLIDCRQVQESVSFSSQVYREIICVPYMAKFLVFAKMHDPIEARLRCFCMTDDKVDKTLEQQNFSQVARSRDVEVLEGKPIYADCYGNMVPLVKSGQHHVFRFLAFKENQLTLFIKIRDNTQELCGRLCFMKEPRTYWSHGQNAVCNLNITLPSYCKDSDSDQDDETNTTLQKYQTVAETSDIQQSKPNREPDLLSDVSEMKRDLMKMTAILTSSEKSLEEGSGPEKEGTGDVPRGEPLEITEKDLEKVKEDLEKVSQILRSGSCDEVNPSDLKEYLLDTPKKQSNIHDGSTKSTTPTDGQHPLRGPVKSPLIEETPIGSIKDKVKALQKKVEAEQEGKSVGSRVKPLLSSPKVKETPTFRSGPPKPTDAAEETVSVKELMQVFQKTHGTPKTELDEPKTKMEENRIRKAEKQNSQELSPDSKPKTRDYGKGGDDDDNSDRVADSQSSGTPHLSFEDSCKHEGLATPGTSPESLCLSPKTEQTSNQEKNALPSDQLSPESTPLGESASRTKKANSDIVEQLALPFASSEASRSLELPLRQDSDPLSPLADDSLTISHRDSLDGSPITDSSSRKSPDSIEPSPTEGSPPRDSLETSPVDPPFVSKSSIQPAQMKDTLHERLFRDLEADEDSGEQSSAGAQEKHHADLNQSKSSLKTAPEPRVASQQKRTDKQKEDSLQKLAENKGESHVTDDAKGSLIGQARDFKPGDCIYEHTEEAEHPRTESKGVTAKVDTAASWSKDDEACLKVEEQKILNLVVGGESGHSQQASPASTPGKTQTEESTPTSEPNPFLFQEGKLFEMTRSGAIDMTKRSVEDEGGCGGFAFFQIGEQSLEPNGGSEKSEVGLNLKLEVNTEDNADKSEEALHLSREVNETAPCESNIPQMGFAASSKPARSLENPKSSNLDCMDQMIMNVELADTTVTRSVYSEQGQESSDSSPEESKSVIETPKSSEASCLPLKAKTKSASSPVSKSRIPIKAKSFKEVEQDKNRTTPRKSETGQNTGGLKTKNLSEGVSARQSSKGEAKPFQSRLPVKAKSGRTSSSIPRHKRSVEFFDEITDEAAKLVERLAEARKDQEVPASDDNSEEESSLVDPVGMDTFPVRPHHEDPVLRRDAAESPKQTLLLIADHLGFSWTELARELGFSREEIHSIRTENPNSLQDQSFALLNHWMEKEGATETALIKRLTEINRMDIVQRIQITTCSEQSQASEEFTYSEQESIRQQAPGFEMEPAKDRKVSKVVKTTVVTRARTEDTRRNLDKKPDGPPDAKSSTPMN